One stretch of Synechococcus sp. MU1617 DNA includes these proteins:
- a CDS encoding lysylphosphatidylglycerol synthase domain-containing protein, with product MSKFLRQPKLWITLASLIFIAVALAQQGGQLRQLSLMANGWWWLVLGLGLTWLSILINGVAWRDLLVWLKHPPQGLAVVPLFVRSNLLKYLPGGIWHLVERVRVLRPAIGGGPALAGVILDPLLIVAASVLVVVAGGWQQGLALLAPWPALLMIPRWREPLLRRLERSKAAQLQSAGSGPLESEGSGRGGYPWRPLSLQLLFVLCRFAGFWCSVQAFGIQSPAPFTWLAAFGLAYAVGLVVPGAPGGLGVFEATLLLRLGAAVPEAQLLAVVLSYRLLSTLADVVASGALAADRMVVQGLKRPR from the coding sequence ATGAGCAAGTTTCTCCGTCAACCCAAGCTCTGGATCACGCTGGCCAGCCTGATCTTCATCGCTGTGGCTCTGGCCCAGCAGGGGGGGCAACTTCGCCAGCTGAGCTTGATGGCCAACGGTTGGTGGTGGCTGGTGCTGGGGCTTGGACTGACCTGGCTCAGCATCCTGATCAATGGTGTGGCCTGGCGGGATCTGCTGGTTTGGTTGAAACATCCTCCCCAGGGCCTCGCTGTGGTGCCACTGTTTGTGCGCAGCAATCTGCTCAAGTACCTGCCGGGAGGGATTTGGCACCTGGTGGAGCGGGTCCGGGTGCTACGCCCGGCGATTGGCGGCGGCCCTGCCCTGGCCGGGGTGATCCTGGATCCACTCCTGATCGTGGCGGCGTCCGTTCTGGTTGTGGTTGCTGGTGGATGGCAGCAGGGCCTTGCTCTGCTGGCACCCTGGCCTGCACTGTTGATGATTCCCCGCTGGCGCGAGCCCCTTCTGCGTCGACTGGAACGTTCCAAGGCGGCGCAATTGCAGTCAGCTGGCAGTGGGCCCTTGGAAAGTGAGGGAAGCGGCCGCGGCGGCTATCCCTGGCGGCCCCTCAGCCTTCAGCTGCTGTTCGTGCTCTGCCGCTTTGCCGGGTTCTGGTGCAGCGTCCAGGCCTTCGGCATTCAAAGTCCGGCGCCATTCACCTGGCTCGCGGCCTTTGGACTGGCCTACGCCGTTGGGCTGGTGGTGCCTGGTGCACCTGGGGGGCTGGGAGTGTTTGAGGCCACCCTGCTGCTGCGTTTGGGTGCTGCCGTGCCAGAGGCACAGTTGCTCGCAGTGGTTCTCAGCTACCGACTCCTCTCCACCCTGGCCGATGTTGTTGCCAGCGGGGCACTGGCGGCTGATCGGATGGTGGTCCAAGGTTTGAAACGTCCCCGCTGA
- a CDS encoding ABC transporter ATP-binding protein translates to MEPTVALNGVWHSYGDASDSWTLKGVDLQVASGELLGLLGPSGCGKTTLLRLIAGFERPRRGTVQLDQRMVAGDGVWMEPERRGVGMVFQDYALFPHLNAWQNASFGLPRRNPNRDRVVWLFELLGLKGLEQRYPHQLSGGQRQRLALARALAPAPRVVLLDEPFSSLDVEVRLRLRSELASVLDACGASGVIVTHDPGEALAICDRVAVMRDGVLHQCASPPEIVRSPATPFVGSFVLQRNLIPVQAHGQGQLSCLLGELDASAPWVQADGRASDDCCVLVDPHDINVVADGEGEASILGREFLGDAWEYRIRVSDVLVRAHCPIDQEHPPHTRCRLTFREGARVTLLPLGHALA, encoded by the coding sequence ATGGAGCCAACGGTTGCTTTAAACGGGGTCTGGCATAGCTACGGCGATGCGTCTGACAGCTGGACCCTGAAGGGGGTCGATCTTCAGGTGGCGTCAGGGGAGTTGTTGGGCTTGCTGGGACCCTCCGGCTGTGGCAAAACCACCCTGCTTCGCTTGATTGCTGGCTTTGAACGCCCCCGACGCGGCACGGTTCAGCTGGATCAGCGAATGGTGGCTGGAGATGGGGTCTGGATGGAACCAGAACGCAGGGGCGTTGGCATGGTGTTCCAGGACTACGCCCTATTCCCTCACCTGAACGCTTGGCAGAACGCCAGTTTCGGTTTGCCCCGGCGGAATCCCAACCGTGATCGCGTGGTCTGGTTGTTTGAGTTGCTGGGGCTGAAGGGGCTCGAGCAGCGCTACCCGCACCAGCTCTCCGGTGGCCAGCGGCAACGGTTGGCGTTGGCCCGCGCTTTGGCCCCAGCGCCAAGGGTTGTCCTGCTAGATGAGCCTTTTTCAAGTCTTGATGTGGAGGTAAGGCTCCGCCTGCGTAGTGAGCTGGCCTCCGTGCTCGACGCCTGCGGTGCGAGCGGCGTGATCGTCACCCATGACCCCGGAGAAGCTCTGGCGATTTGCGATCGCGTTGCCGTGATGCGGGATGGAGTGCTGCATCAATGTGCATCGCCCCCCGAGATCGTGAGATCTCCTGCGACGCCTTTTGTTGGATCCTTTGTGCTCCAGCGCAATTTGATTCCGGTTCAGGCCCATGGCCAAGGCCAGTTGTCCTGTCTGCTGGGAGAACTGGATGCATCTGCCCCATGGGTCCAGGCTGACGGCAGAGCCTCCGATGACTGTTGTGTGCTGGTGGATCCGCACGACATCAATGTCGTCGCCGATGGCGAAGGTGAGGCAAGCATCTTGGGACGTGAATTTCTGGGGGATGCATGGGAATACCGAATCCGTGTCTCTGATGTGCTGGTGCGGGCCCACTGTCCGATCGATCAGGAGCATCCTCCCCACACCCGTTGCCGCCTCACGTTCAGGGAAGGGGCCAGAGTCACGCTGCTTCCGCTTGGCCACGCGTTGGCATAA
- the larC gene encoding nickel pincer cofactor biosynthesis protein LarC — translation MSALWIDAPTGLAGDMLLAALLDLGVDQAVVESPLAALGLAGSYRITQQEARSGGLRGVRVDVQGLEDQPPHRHWSGIRDQINAAALAPSLKQRVLAVFTRLAEAEATVHGTPVEAVHFHEVGAIDALVDVVGVCAAIDDLKPARIVCSPLPAGSGTVATAHGLLPVPVPAVLELARRHRIPLLQGGDLPTGELVTPTGLALVSVLAEQFVAPDRLVAEKVGVGLGHRQLDRPNLVRLVLHSPAANAVEGPRWESLVVQEAWIDDATPEEVAVLTNRLREAGAIDVAVQPLLMKKGRSGQLLTALVRDEDADQIRSLWLSAGSSIGLRERCQGRWVLPRRQGVLETPWGPVAAKQVRRPDGRCTVKAEADALEALQASTGCSLDELRAAVASAPFVSTEDWA, via the coding sequence ATGAGTGCTCTTTGGATTGATGCCCCAACCGGGTTAGCAGGGGACATGCTCCTGGCCGCACTGTTGGATTTAGGCGTGGACCAGGCCGTGGTGGAGTCGCCGCTGGCGGCCCTCGGTTTGGCAGGGAGCTATCGGATTACCCAGCAGGAGGCGCGCAGTGGAGGTCTCCGGGGGGTCCGCGTTGATGTGCAGGGTCTTGAAGATCAGCCGCCCCACCGCCACTGGTCGGGGATCCGTGATCAGATCAATGCAGCTGCCTTAGCGCCATCGCTGAAGCAACGGGTACTGGCCGTGTTCACCCGTTTGGCGGAAGCCGAAGCCACCGTGCATGGAACTCCGGTGGAGGCCGTTCACTTCCATGAGGTCGGAGCTATCGATGCTCTCGTGGATGTGGTGGGTGTCTGTGCCGCGATTGACGATCTCAAGCCAGCCAGGATCGTCTGTTCTCCGTTGCCTGCTGGGAGCGGAACGGTGGCAACCGCCCATGGCCTGTTGCCGGTGCCCGTCCCTGCCGTGCTCGAACTGGCGCGACGTCACCGCATTCCTTTGCTTCAGGGCGGAGACCTGCCCACGGGAGAGTTGGTGACGCCAACGGGCCTCGCCCTGGTTTCGGTTCTGGCGGAACAGTTTGTCGCTCCTGATCGTTTGGTGGCCGAGAAGGTTGGTGTTGGCCTCGGCCATCGCCAACTGGACCGCCCCAACCTGGTGCGCTTGGTGCTGCACAGCCCAGCGGCGAATGCGGTGGAAGGTCCCCGTTGGGAGTCGTTGGTCGTGCAGGAAGCCTGGATCGATGACGCCACCCCAGAAGAGGTTGCGGTCTTGACCAATCGCTTGCGTGAGGCGGGAGCGATCGATGTGGCGGTGCAGCCGTTGCTGATGAAAAAGGGCCGCAGTGGCCAGTTGTTGACGGCGCTTGTGCGGGATGAGGATGCCGATCAGATCCGCAGCCTCTGGCTCAGTGCTGGCAGCAGCATCGGCCTGCGTGAGCGGTGCCAGGGACGCTGGGTGTTGCCGAGGCGGCAGGGCGTGCTCGAAACCCCCTGGGGGCCCGTCGCCGCCAAACAGGTGCGTCGCCCCGATGGTCGTTGCACCGTCAAGGCCGAAGCGGATGCCCTGGAGGCCCTTCAGGCCAGCACTGGGTGTTCCCTTGATGAGCTGCGGGCTGCTGTCGCTTCAGCACCGTTTGTCAGCACGGAAGATTGGGCTTGA
- a CDS encoding thiol-disulfide oxidoreductase DCC family protein, whose protein sequence is MASPSAPELTLLFDGGCPLCVREVRFLQRRDRQGRLAFVDIDATDYDAEAHAGISYRAAMGRIHAIAGSGEVLRDVAVFREAYRLIGLGWLYAPTRWPLIGGVVDWVYGIWAARRLQLTGRADLETLCQGRCDLK, encoded by the coding sequence ATGGCCAGTCCCTCTGCCCCCGAACTGACCCTGCTTTTCGACGGGGGCTGTCCGTTGTGTGTGCGGGAAGTTCGCTTTCTGCAGCGGCGTGACCGTCAGGGCCGGCTGGCTTTTGTCGACATTGATGCCACTGATTACGACGCAGAGGCTCATGCCGGAATCAGCTACCGCGCTGCCATGGGCCGCATTCACGCCATTGCAGGCTCCGGTGAGGTTCTGCGGGATGTGGCCGTCTTTCGCGAGGCGTACCGCCTGATTGGTCTGGGGTGGCTCTACGCACCGACCCGTTGGCCCCTGATCGGCGGTGTGGTCGATTGGGTCTACGGGATCTGGGCGGCCCGCCGGCTCCAGCTCACCGGGCGTGCCGACCTTGAGACCCTCTGCCAAGGACGCTGCGATTTGAAATGA
- a CDS encoding 4a-hydroxytetrahydrobiopterin dehydratase encodes MPVERLDAAQKSALTTALPNWVVDGDRLHRDLQFNSFVEAFGFMAQVALLAESKNHHPNWSNVYNRVSIDLTTHDLGGLSSLDVELASAIDALLPA; translated from the coding sequence ATGCCAGTTGAACGCCTCGACGCCGCCCAGAAGTCGGCACTCACCACAGCCTTGCCCAATTGGGTTGTGGACGGAGACAGGCTGCACCGCGATCTGCAGTTCAACAGCTTCGTGGAGGCCTTTGGATTCATGGCACAGGTGGCCTTGCTGGCCGAATCCAAAAATCATCATCCGAACTGGAGCAACGTCTACAACCGCGTCTCGATCGACCTAACCACCCATGATCTCGGCGGCCTCAGCAGCCTGGATGTGGAGTTGGCCAGCGCCATTGACGCCCTGCTGCCAGCATGA
- a CDS encoding secondary thiamine-phosphate synthase enzyme YjbQ: protein MGVQQILHQISVQTPGKGFTRLDGRLNAWIRSTGLDQAVLHLTCLHTSASLTINENADPRVLQDLDAWMADAVPEHRRYLHDDEGADDMPAHIRTALTSQTLSLSVSRGQLLLGTWQAVYLWEHRSAAHTRTIACHLFGEPSSCPTPESNTQTSSATPQTLLSLRNGERINQAIQARHDPNAWETDDGIDTDTDLMIDRLHELSD from the coding sequence GTGGGAGTGCAGCAGATCCTGCATCAGATTTCGGTCCAAACCCCTGGGAAAGGATTCACCCGTCTGGACGGTCGGTTGAATGCCTGGATCCGCAGCACGGGCCTGGACCAAGCCGTTCTGCACCTCACCTGTCTGCACACCAGCGCAAGCCTCACGATCAACGAGAACGCTGATCCACGGGTGCTGCAAGACCTCGATGCATGGATGGCGGATGCCGTTCCAGAACACCGCCGCTATCTCCATGACGACGAAGGAGCGGATGACATGCCGGCCCATATCCGCACAGCACTCACCAGCCAGACCCTCAGCCTGAGCGTCAGTAGAGGACAGCTGCTGCTGGGCACCTGGCAAGCCGTTTACCTCTGGGAGCACCGCAGCGCTGCTCACACCAGAACAATCGCCTGCCACCTGTTCGGTGAACCATCGAGCTGCCCCACCCCGGAGAGCAACACGCAAACCAGCTCAGCAACGCCTCAAACTCTGTTGAGCCTGCGCAATGGAGAACGGATCAATCAAGCCATTCAGGCCCGCCACGACCCCAATGCCTGGGAAACCGACGACGGCATCGATACAGACACCGATCTGATGATTGATCGATTGCATGAACTGAGCGATTGA
- a CDS encoding iron ABC transporter permease yields MPCRDNGVPPIAEVKLLPNRIVVPSPTRLALILIASITGLIAIWPVLTLVKEALTSLHSGFSDLGPDGMRQIVGTIQLLLGTATLGTVLGTANGWLLCNCRFPGRQWLRIAQLIPLATPAYLLSATLVDLGSRHSWTIHGMGWGIAVMALTTYPYVFLLSTESFSVSGQRQLEACRSLGVGPWSAFRRVALPIALPAIGAGVALMGMEVVNELGAVQLLSIPSLSAGILETWQSNGDPAGAISLALITLVIVLTLVVCERSLRRRSRRWSDGVAGGDATAWHLHGFRAGVAQLLSVIPPIVSLGTPLLWAASNLDQLQNSWNDDLISLSGRSLLLALVAAVLAVTAALVLAIAKRWSSAPWLKSLTFLAGTGYAIPGTVLALALLLTGAPWQVAPLLLLLWGYSDRFLAVAKGGLDAALERISPSLDEAATGMGSPWQRVLQRVHLPLLRGPITVGLLLVFVDTVKELPLTFALRPFDFDTLSVRVFQYAGDERLAEAMLPALMILVLGLVAAMALVPTLDQASRRESSSPPQQPL; encoded by the coding sequence ATGCCATGTCGCGACAACGGTGTCCCGCCCATCGCTGAAGTGAAGTTGCTGCCCAACCGGATTGTTGTTCCAAGCCCAACCCGGCTGGCCCTCATCCTGATCGCCTCCATCACTGGCCTGATTGCCATCTGGCCTGTGCTGACGCTGGTCAAGGAAGCCCTGACGTCCTTACACAGCGGCTTCAGCGATCTTGGCCCCGATGGCATGCGACAGATCGTTGGCACAATCCAGCTGCTGCTCGGCACAGCAACGCTTGGCACTGTGCTCGGCACAGCCAATGGTTGGTTGCTTTGCAACTGCCGTTTTCCCGGTCGGCAATGGCTGCGCATTGCCCAGCTGATTCCTCTGGCAACGCCGGCCTATCTCCTCTCGGCCACCCTTGTCGATCTTGGAAGTCGCCACAGCTGGACCATTCACGGCATGGGATGGGGCATCGCTGTGATGGCCCTAACGACCTACCCCTACGTGTTCCTCCTAAGCACCGAAAGTTTCTCCGTCAGCGGTCAGCGTCAGCTGGAGGCATGTCGCAGCCTGGGTGTCGGTCCCTGGTCAGCCTTCCGGCGTGTGGCCTTACCCATTGCATTACCCGCGATCGGAGCCGGTGTCGCTCTCATGGGGATGGAAGTGGTCAATGAGCTGGGTGCCGTTCAGCTCCTCAGCATTCCGAGTCTCTCCGCAGGCATCTTGGAAACCTGGCAGTCCAACGGCGATCCCGCAGGCGCCATCAGCTTGGCCTTGATCACGCTGGTGATCGTGTTGACGTTGGTGGTGTGTGAACGCAGCCTGCGCAGGCGCAGTCGACGCTGGAGTGATGGCGTGGCCGGCGGGGACGCAACCGCTTGGCACCTGCATGGATTCCGTGCTGGTGTGGCGCAACTGCTCTCCGTCATCCCTCCGATCGTGAGCCTGGGGACCCCGCTGCTATGGGCCGCCAGCAACTTGGATCAGCTCCAAAACAGCTGGAACGACGATCTGATCAGCCTGAGCGGCCGCAGTCTTTTGCTGGCCCTTGTCGCTGCCGTTTTGGCGGTAACGGCAGCGCTCGTGCTGGCCATCGCCAAACGCTGGTCCAGCGCCCCATGGCTGAAAAGCCTCACCTTCCTGGCCGGAACGGGCTACGCCATCCCCGGCACCGTCCTGGCTCTGGCCTTGTTGCTCACTGGCGCCCCCTGGCAGGTCGCCCCCTTGCTCCTGCTGCTGTGGGGCTACAGCGATCGATTTCTGGCGGTGGCGAAAGGGGGCCTGGACGCAGCCCTGGAGCGGATCAGTCCGAGCCTCGATGAGGCAGCTACGGGGATGGGATCGCCATGGCAACGCGTGCTCCAACGCGTGCATCTGCCCCTCTTGCGCGGACCGATCACCGTCGGGCTGCTGCTGGTTTTTGTCGACACGGTGAAGGAGCTTCCCCTCACCTTCGCTCTGCGGCCTTTCGACTTCGACACGCTCTCGGTGCGCGTGTTCCAGTACGCCGGCGATGAACGACTGGCCGAAGCGATGTTGCCGGCCCTGATGATCCTCGTTCTGGGTTTGGTCGCCGCCATGGCCTTGGTCCCGACGCTGGATCAAGCCTCCAGACGAGAGAGCTCGTCACCCCCTCAGCAACCGCTCTGA
- a CDS encoding GTP-binding protein — translation MTTAPATANVPVTILSGFLGAGKTTLLNHILSNQQGVKTAVLVNEFGEIGIDNDLVVTTDEDMVELSNGCICCSINGELMEAVERVIERPEPLDYIVVETTGLADPLPVAMTFLGSELRDQTRLDSIITLIDAENFDNVVLDTEVGRAQVIYGDILLLNKCDLVSEERLEAVEQQLRDVKNDARILRSVKGDVPLALLLSVGLFESDKVSSPADDPSLDHSDCDHDHGQCSHDHDHGHDDHGHNSHGHDHGHDQSHDNGHHHHSHSHSHGEHQDIEGFTSMSFQSDGPFSLRKFQNFLDNQMPQEVFRAKGILWFNESERRHVFHLAGKRFSIDDTDWNGDRKNQLVLIGRNIDHNMLRKQLKACVAPDAGKGFS, via the coding sequence ATGACCACTGCACCAGCCACCGCCAACGTCCCCGTCACCATCCTCAGCGGCTTCCTCGGAGCGGGGAAAACCACGCTGCTGAATCACATCTTGAGCAATCAGCAGGGGGTGAAGACCGCGGTGCTGGTGAACGAGTTCGGTGAAATCGGCATCGACAACGATCTGGTCGTCACCACCGATGAAGACATGGTGGAGCTGAGCAATGGTTGCATCTGCTGCTCAATCAACGGCGAGCTGATGGAGGCGGTGGAACGGGTGATTGAACGCCCAGAGCCACTCGATTACATCGTCGTCGAAACCACAGGTCTGGCCGATCCCCTGCCGGTAGCCATGACCTTTCTTGGTAGTGAGCTGCGGGATCAAACCCGCCTGGATTCGATCATCACGTTGATCGATGCAGAAAACTTCGACAACGTCGTGCTGGACACGGAAGTTGGCCGGGCCCAGGTGATTTACGGCGACATCCTGTTGCTGAACAAGTGCGACCTCGTCTCCGAGGAGCGGCTTGAGGCCGTCGAACAGCAACTCAGAGACGTCAAGAACGATGCTCGGATCCTGCGGTCGGTGAAAGGAGACGTGCCCCTGGCCCTGCTGCTCAGCGTTGGCCTGTTCGAATCCGACAAGGTGAGTTCCCCCGCCGACGATCCGAGCCTGGATCACAGCGACTGCGACCACGACCATGGCCAATGCAGCCATGACCATGACCACGGTCATGACGACCATGGTCATAACAGCCATGGGCACGATCACGGTCATGATCAGAGCCATGACAACGGACACCATCACCACAGCCACAGCCACAGCCACGGTGAGCATCAGGACATCGAGGGATTCACCTCCATGTCCTTCCAAAGTGATGGCCCCTTCTCCCTGCGCAAGTTCCAGAACTTCCTGGACAATCAAATGCCCCAGGAGGTGTTCCGGGCTAAGGGAATCCTCTGGTTCAACGAAAGCGAACGCCGCCATGTGTTCCACTTAGCAGGCAAACGCTTTTCCATTGACGACACCGACTGGAACGGAGATCGCAAGAATCAATTGGTGCTGATCGGCCGCAACATCGACCACAACATGCTGCGGAAGCAACTCAAGGCCTGTGTGGCACCGGATGCAGGAAAAGGTTTCAGCTGA
- a CDS encoding metallophosphoesterase: MLQLVLGTGFTAAALPLNAARGAVHRVGMISDLNSSYGSTSYIPAVDQGLNQLIGLKPDLVVCAGDMVAAQMPGLSGQQLDAMWRGFERSVLQRFQAADIPLLPAIGNHDGSPGFPADRAAVGRFWTPIRSWMGLAFVDASQFPFRYTVLQDGIFWLVWDASSARVPEDQLAWAQQQLASPKAQAARARFVVGHLPLAGVGLGKDRPGDVLERGRALEALMDAAGVQAYISGHHHAWFSSRSGQLDLIQLGALGSGPRRLLDGGAPAQQTFTLLEIDGGRGTLLETTYAVSTGRPLSWSTLPLRLNTRAGVLQRNASERLLRG; encoded by the coding sequence ATGCTGCAGTTGGTGCTTGGCACCGGTTTCACTGCAGCGGCCCTGCCCTTGAACGCCGCCAGGGGGGCTGTTCACCGCGTTGGGATGATCAGCGATCTCAACAGCAGCTATGGCTCCACCAGCTACATCCCTGCCGTTGATCAGGGGTTGAATCAGCTCATTGGCCTGAAGCCGGATCTGGTGGTGTGTGCTGGCGACATGGTCGCTGCTCAGATGCCAGGCCTCAGTGGCCAGCAGCTGGATGCAATGTGGCGGGGCTTTGAACGGTCCGTTCTGCAGCGATTTCAGGCGGCGGACATCCCACTGCTGCCAGCGATCGGGAACCATGACGGTTCACCGGGCTTCCCCGCGGATCGTGCCGCTGTGGGTCGGTTCTGGACCCCGATCCGTTCATGGATGGGATTGGCGTTTGTGGATGCTTCGCAGTTCCCGTTTCGTTACACGGTGCTGCAGGACGGGATCTTCTGGTTGGTCTGGGATGCCAGCTCAGCCCGTGTTCCTGAGGATCAGTTGGCCTGGGCACAACAGCAGTTGGCCAGTCCCAAGGCACAAGCGGCTCGTGCTCGGTTTGTTGTGGGCCATCTCCCCCTGGCCGGTGTTGGTCTGGGCAAGGATCGCCCCGGTGATGTGTTGGAGCGGGGACGTGCGCTTGAGGCCTTGATGGACGCCGCCGGCGTGCAGGCATACATCAGTGGTCATCACCACGCCTGGTTCTCCAGCCGAAGTGGTCAGCTCGATCTGATTCAGCTCGGCGCCTTGGGCAGTGGCCCAAGGCGCCTGCTGGACGGTGGAGCGCCAGCACAGCAGACCTTCACCTTGCTGGAGATCGATGGGGGAAGGGGCACCCTTCTGGAGACCACCTACGCCGTTTCCACAGGACGGCCGCTGTCCTGGTCAACACTCCCTCTACGTCTCAACACCCGTGCTGGTGTTCTCCAGCGCAATGCATCAGAGCGGTTGCTGAGGGGGTGA
- the xth gene encoding exodeoxyribonuclease III, with translation MLRVLDATGSTVQIATWNVNSVRTRLDQVLSWLESEQPDLLCLQETKVDDPLFPLEAFKSAGWHVHIHGQKAYNGVALISREPLEDVRCGFVGELPDDAEADDLGDQKRVISALLNGVRVLNLYVPNGSSLKSEKYPYKLAWLGCLKRYLEAQQQRGEPLCMVGDFNIGLEARDLPDPDRQTGGIMASDAERQALRDALGDRLQDVFRVFEPDSGHWSWWDYRSGAWDRDRGWRIDHIYLCDELLGLARSCVIHKGMRGNQQPSDHAPVSVDLDWPPADDDDDEPLF, from the coding sequence ATGCTAAGGGTCTTGGACGCCACTGGATCAACCGTGCAGATCGCCACCTGGAACGTGAACTCAGTTCGCACGCGATTGGATCAGGTGCTCAGCTGGCTGGAGAGCGAGCAACCGGATCTGCTCTGTCTGCAGGAAACCAAGGTGGATGACCCTCTGTTTCCCCTTGAAGCCTTCAAATCTGCTGGCTGGCACGTGCACATCCATGGCCAAAAGGCCTACAACGGCGTCGCCCTGATCAGCCGCGAGCCCTTGGAGGATGTGCGCTGCGGCTTCGTTGGGGAGCTCCCGGATGACGCAGAAGCGGACGATCTCGGCGACCAGAAGCGCGTGATCAGCGCACTGCTGAATGGCGTTCGCGTGCTCAACCTTTATGTACCGAATGGATCGAGCCTGAAGTCGGAGAAATACCCCTACAAATTGGCCTGGCTCGGCTGCCTCAAGCGTTATCTCGAAGCTCAACAGCAACGCGGCGAGCCGCTGTGCATGGTCGGCGACTTCAACATCGGCCTCGAAGCACGCGATCTTCCTGACCCCGACCGCCAGACCGGCGGAATCATGGCAAGCGATGCCGAACGCCAGGCCCTTCGTGACGCCCTAGGTGATCGGCTTCAGGACGTGTTCCGGGTGTTCGAACCGGACTCCGGTCACTGGAGCTGGTGGGACTACCGCAGCGGTGCCTGGGACCGGGACCGCGGCTGGCGGATCGACCACATCTATCTATGTGACGAGCTGCTGGGACTCGCCCGCAGCTGCGTCATCCACAAAGGCATGCGCGGCAACCAACAGCCCAGCGACCATGCCCCCGTCAGCGTTGACCTCGACTGGCCTCCAGCCGACGACGACGACGATGAACCGTTGTTCTGA
- a CDS encoding FAD-linked oxidase C-terminal domain-containing protein — protein MAHDWSVLERDLRRCLPPRAIVAKRQELLSYDCDGLTLERHCPPLAVLPETTEQVAAVLQCCHRHGVPFVARGSGTGLSGGALVDQQALLVVTSRMRRVLDLDLANQRVTVQPGVINSWVTRAVAGDGFYYAPDPSSQVVCSIGGNVAENSGGVHCLKYGVTSNHVMGLEVVLPDGTITQLGNGLAESCELDLRGAFIGSEGTLGIATAITLRLLRAPECVNVLLADFATMEAAGEAVRSVTASGLLPAGMEIMDNVTINAVNDFFGYDEYPRDAAAVLLIELDGQEAEVQASSERAEALCRAAGARGLRRAQDPTECEVLWKGRKSAFSAVGKITPTYYVQDGVVPRSSLPSVLAAIERLSQEHGLPVANVFHAGDGNLHPLILYSLDQPNVERSVKELGAAILRVCLDAGGSISGEHGVGADKRCYLDWMFTPDDLETMGLLRSAFDPDNRANPGKVLPTPRTCGESAKRMVTLPAGVELY, from the coding sequence GTGGCCCACGACTGGTCAGTACTGGAGAGGGATCTGCGCCGATGTCTGCCCCCTCGGGCCATCGTGGCGAAGCGTCAGGAACTGCTCAGTTACGACTGTGACGGACTGACGCTTGAGCGCCACTGTCCGCCTCTGGCGGTGCTGCCGGAGACCACCGAACAGGTCGCCGCGGTGTTGCAGTGCTGCCATCGGCACGGTGTGCCGTTTGTGGCTCGCGGCAGCGGAACCGGCCTCTCGGGGGGAGCGTTGGTGGATCAGCAGGCGCTTCTGGTGGTGACCAGTCGCATGCGTCGGGTGCTCGACCTTGATCTGGCCAATCAGCGGGTCACGGTGCAGCCCGGGGTCATCAACAGCTGGGTGACGCGCGCTGTCGCAGGTGATGGGTTTTATTACGCCCCGGATCCGTCCAGCCAGGTGGTTTGCAGCATCGGCGGCAATGTGGCAGAAAATTCGGGAGGGGTGCACTGCCTCAAATACGGCGTGACCAGCAACCACGTGATGGGGCTTGAGGTGGTGCTGCCCGATGGAACCATCACGCAGTTGGGCAATGGGCTGGCCGAATCCTGCGAACTGGATCTACGTGGTGCGTTCATCGGCAGCGAAGGAACGCTGGGCATTGCAACGGCCATCACCCTGCGCCTGCTTCGGGCTCCGGAGTGCGTGAACGTGCTGTTGGCGGATTTCGCCACGATGGAAGCGGCAGGGGAAGCGGTGCGATCGGTGACCGCGAGCGGCCTCTTGCCGGCGGGGATGGAAATCATGGACAACGTCACCATCAACGCCGTCAATGATTTTTTCGGGTACGACGAGTACCCCCGTGATGCTGCGGCCGTTCTGCTGATTGAGCTCGATGGCCAGGAGGCTGAGGTTCAGGCCTCTTCTGAACGTGCCGAAGCGCTTTGTCGAGCGGCAGGGGCCCGTGGGCTGCGGCGGGCCCAAGACCCCACGGAGTGCGAGGTCCTCTGGAAAGGCCGTAAATCCGCGTTTTCCGCAGTGGGCAAAATCACGCCGACCTATTACGTGCAAGACGGTGTTGTTCCCCGCAGCAGCCTTCCGTCGGTACTTGCGGCAATTGAACGGCTCAGCCAGGAGCACGGCCTGCCCGTGGCCAATGTTTTCCATGCCGGCGATGGCAATCTTCATCCATTGATCCTGTATTCCCTGGACCAGCCCAACGTGGAGAGGAGCGTCAAGGAGCTCGGTGCCGCCATCCTGCGAGTGTGTCTTGATGCTGGCGGCAGCATCAGCGGAGAGCATGGCGTCGGCGCCGACAAGCGTTGCTACCTCGACTGGATGTTCACCCCCGACGACCTGGAAACGATGGGGTTGTTGCGTTCCGCCTTCGATCCGGACAACCGGGCCAATCCGGGCAAGGTGCTGCCTACGCCGCGCACCTGCGGGGAATCGGCCAAACGGATGGTGACGCTGCCCGCCGGAGTTGAGCTCTACTGA